In Nocardia sp. NBC_00403, the DNA window GCGACATCCTCTGGTCGTTCGCGCAGGCGATCTTCATGGCCTTGGCGGTCATGATGATTCACACCTACTACGGCTATCACGCCGCGGGCGGGCCGGTTGGTGTGGGAATCGCGGTAGGTAATGCGGTGCGGGCCTCGTTGGTCGCGGTGGTCACGGTGACACTGCTGATCTCGCTGGCCATCTATGGCACCTCCGGCAACTTCCATCTCTCCGGGTAAAGCGGTATGGCGCAATCGAAGCAAGCAGAACGCGGCCTGGCAGCAGCCATGCGCGGTGGGCTCGGACTGAAACTGGCGGGCGCCGCGATGGTGCTCACCCTGGTCGCCATCGCCGCCGTCGCAATGATCATGTTCGTCGGCGGCTTCACCAAGACGGTCACCGTCACGGTCGACGCACCGCGCAGCGGCCTGGTCCTGGACCCCGACGCCAAGGTGAAGGTGCGTGGGGTGGAGATCGGCCGTGTTTCGGCGATCAACCAGACCGGCGACGGTGCGAAGCTGAAGCTCGCGCTGGATCCAGAACTGCTGAAACTGGTTCCGTCGAATGCGGGCGTCGACATCCGTTCCACCACCGTATTCGGCGCGAAGTACATCAACTTCACCGTGCCGCAGCAGCCCTCGTCGACGTCACTGCAGCCCGGCGCGACCGTGACCGCCGCGGCGGTGACCGTCGAATTCAACACCTTGTTCCAGCATCTGTCGGACCTGCTCGGCAAGATCGAGCCGGAGAAACTGAACGCGACGATGACCGCGCTCGGCACCGCGCTGCAGGGGCGGGGTCAGAAGCTGGGTGAGCTACTTGCACGCAGCGACGCGTACCTGAAGGACATCAACCCGTATCTGCCCACCCTGCAACAGGATCTGATCAAGACGGCCGATGTCACCGAGCTCTACGCCGACACCGTTCCCGACCTCCTGCGCACCGTGAACAATCTCATCACGACGAGCAACACCTTCGTCGACGAGCAGAGCGGCCTGGACAACGTGCTGGTGAACCTCATCGGCCTGGCCGACACCACCGGCTCGGTGTTGCGGGAGAACGAGAATCAGCTCGTCACCGCGCTGGATCTGCTGCAGCCCACGACCAGTCTGCTGAGGGAGTACGCGCCCGCGCTCGGCTGCGTCATCAATGGCATCGGTCCGCTGATGCCGACGGCCGAGGCCATGTTCGGCGGCATAAAGCCAGGCATCGGGATGAACACCAACTTCATGTTCGGCGCCAAGCCCTATACCTATCCGGATGATCTGCCGAAGGTGAACGCCACCGGCGGTCCGCACTGCGAAGGCGTCGTGAACCGAGTGCCCGGCAGCCACGCCGACTATGTCGTGACCGATACCAGCCAGGGCACGGTGTACCAGCCGAACACGGGATCGCCGCGATTGAACGAGGCGCCCAGGGTGTTCCAGCTGTTGTTCGCCGGGCTGCCGGGGGTGCCCACGCCGTGAAAAATACTGGAACAGCAATCAAGTTGGCCATCTTCACCCTGGTGATGACGCTGGTCTTCGCCGGGCTCGCGATCGTGTTCAGCCAGGTGCGTTTCGCGAGGGAGTACGGATACCACGCGGTGTTCACCAGCTCGTCGGGGATGCTGCCCGGCTCGAAGGTGCGCATCGCCGGCGTGCCGGTCGGCACGGTCACCTCGATCAAGGTGGGCAAGGACCATCTGGCGCACGTCGAGTTCGATGTCGACCGCAACTACCGGTTGCTCGCGAGCACACGCGCGACGATCAAGTACGAAAACCTGGTCGGCGACCGGTATATGGAACTGCTCGAAGGACCCGGCTCGACGCATGTGCTCGCCGACGGCGGCACCATCGGCAAGGAGCAGACCGCGCCCGCGCTCGACTTGGACATGCTGCTCGGTGGCTTCAAGCCGCTCATCCGTGGCCTCGATCCCGGGCAGGTCAACGATCTGACCAACGCACTGCTGCAGATCTTCCAGGGCCAGGGTGGCACGCTGGTGCAGCTGTTGAACAGCGGCGGCTCGTTCGCCAAGACCCTCGCCGACCGCGATGCGTTGATCGGCAGTGTGATCAACAATCTGAACACGGTGTTGGAGACCATCGACCAGCGCGGCGACCAGTTCGCCACCACACTCGACGAATTGCAGCGCCTGGTCAGCGGTTTGGCCGCCCAACGGGATCCGATCGGTGACGCACTGCCCCGAATCGCCGGAGCCACACGCGATCTCACCGATCTGCTCGGTCAGGCGCGTCCTGATCTGCGCGCGACCATCGAGCAGACCGGGCGCCTGGCCACCAATCTCGACGGTGGTTCCGACACCGTGCAGTGGGTGCTCGAACGCCTGCCCGCCACCTATAAGCAGCTGATCCGCATCGGCGCCTACGGCTCGTTCCTGCAGCTCTACATCTGCGGCACGAACATGCTCGTGGATGGCCCCGACGGCAAGGTGTTACAGGTCAACCTGCCCGGGGAGCAGACGACCGGAAGGTGTGCGCCGAACAAATGAACGAGAAGCGATCACCAGTCATCACCATCGGCGTCGTCGGCATTGTCGTCGCGATCGCGGTGGCACTGTCGGCACTGCAATTCGACCGGCTGCCGTTCATCCGCGGTGGCGCCACCTTCACGGCGTACTTCGCCGACGCGGGTGGTTTGGTGCCCGGCGACCCGGTGCAGGTCGCCGGGGTGCGCTCGGGCCGGGTGGAGGATGTCCATCTGGACGGGGCCAAGGTGCTGGTCCGGTTCACCCTCGACGAGTCGATCGTGTTGGGACAGAAGACCTCTGCCGCGGTCAAGACGAACACCGTGCTCGGCCGCAAGTCGCTGGAGGTGACACCGGAGGGTTCGGGCGCATTGCGTGCCGACGACACGATTCCGCTGGAGCGCACCACCTCTCCGTATTCGCTCAACGACGCGCTCGGCGACCTCGGCCGCACGGTGCAGGGGCTGGATATGGATCAGGTCGACAAGACCCTCGACGCACTGTCGGCGACTTTCGCCGACACCCCCGCGCCGCTGCGTTCCGCGCTGGACGGGGTGACCGCGTTGTCGCGCAGCATCAATGCCCGCGATCAGGCGCTCTCGGAGCTGCTGACCCGTGCGCAGAGCGTCACGAAGATCCTCGCCGACCGGAGCAACCAGATCAACGCACTGCTGTTGGACGGCAACGACCTGCTCGGCGAGCTGGATCGACGCCGCGGCGCGATCGCGCAGTTGATCGTGTACGTCAACGGTGTGTCCCAGCAGCTGTCCGGACTTGTCGCCGATAACGAGGCGCAGCTGAAACCGGCACTGGACAAGTTGAATTCGGTGCTCGCGCTGCTGCAGCGCAATAAGCAGAACCTCAGCGAAGCGCTCGATGGACTCGGACCATATTCGGCGGCGCTCGGTGAACAGGTCGGCAACGGACCCTGGTTCAACGCCTACGTGGTGAACGCGTCGAGCACCGAACTGCAGCCGCTCGTCGATGCCCTGGTATGGCCGCAGCATCTCCCGGAGGACCTGCGCAATATCTTCACGAACCCGGGACCCTCGATCGGGCCCGCAGTCCAGGAGCCGCCGCGATGAGCATGCTGACCACTGTTCGGAAGCTGCCGCGCTGGATGCTGGTCATCGCGGGAGTGCTGGTCGCCGCCCTGGTGCTGACCGGCGCGTACAGCGGCATCCTCCGGATCGGGAAGACCACGATCACCGCGTACTTCCCGTCCACGACGGGTTTGTACGCGGGTGACGATGTGCGGGTGCTCGGCGTCAAGGTCGGCAGCATCGATGCGATCGACCCCGGCCGCGACCGGGTGAAGGTGCGGATGACCATCGATCGCGGGGTCGACATTCCCGCCGACGCCCGCGCGGTGATCATTTCGCCGTCGTTGGTTTCGGCCAGGTTCATTCAGCTCGCACCCGCCTACACCGGTGGCCCGAAGCTGGGCGACGGCGCGGAGATCGGGCTCGATCGCACCGCGGTGCCCGTCGAGTGGGACGACATCAAGGCCGAGCTGTCCAAGCTGGCAACGACTCTCGGCCCGGTGGGCGACGACACGCAGGGTTCGTTCGGGCGCTTCATCAACACTGCGGCCGATAATTTGGACGGCAACGGTCAGAAGCTGCGCGACACGTTGCGGGAGCTGTCGGCGACCTTGAGCACGCTGTCCGACGGCCGCACCGACCTTTTCGGCACTATCCGGAATCTGCAGAAGTTCGTCGAGGTGCTGTCGTCGAGCAACGAACAGATCGTGCAATTCGGCGGCAGGCTCGCCTCGGTGTCCTCGGTGCTGGCCGGTGTCTCCACGGATCTCGGTGCCGGACTGGACAATCTGGATGTGGCCCTGGCCGATGTGAAGCGATTCCTGGAGGGCAGCGGCGCCGAACTCACCGAGGGCGTGCAGCGGCTGGCCGACGTCACGCAGATACTGGTGGACAAGCAGCCGGAACTGGAGCGGGTGTTGCATGCGGGACCGACGGCACTGGTGAACTTCTATCAGATCTACAAGCCGGCGACCGGTACGGTCAGCGGTGCGGTCGCACTGAACAACACCGCGGATCCGCTCAGCTTCCTGTGCGGATCGATCCGGGCGCTGGAGGCCAATGATTCCAACCGCTCCGCCGATCTGTGTGCCCAGTACCTTGCACCCGTGATCAGCTCGCTGGCCATGAATTACGCGCCGATACTGCTGAATCCGGCCTCCAGCGTGACCGCGTTCCCCAACCAGTTGGTGTACAGCCCGCCGAGCCTGGCGGCGCGGGCACCATCGACGGCACCGCAGCAGGCGCCGGTAACCGTGCCGAGTGGGCTAGAAGGACTGGCCATTCCGGGAGGAGGGCGATGATGCGACCGCGTTCGATGCGCAGGATAGGTGCCCTCGCCATTGGCATCGCGGTGACGCTCGGCGTCTCCGGCTGCCAGTGGGACGGTCTGAATTCGCTGCCGATGCCCGGCACCCAGGGGACCGAGAAGGGCTCCTACGCGGTGCGCATCCAGATGCCGAATGTGACAACGCTGACCAGGAATTCACCGGTGCGCGTCGACGACGTGACGGTCGGGACGGTGACCAAGATCGAGGTGGAGGGCTGGCATGCGCTGGTCACCGTTTCGATCAATCCCGATGTGAAGCTTCCGGCCAACGCGGTCGCGAAGATCGGTCAGACCAGCCTGCTCGGCAGCAACCATCTCGAGCTGGCCCCGCCGACCGATGTCGCACCGCAGGGGCAACTGCGCGCCGGTGACCTCATTCCGCTGGACCGCGCCGGCATTTACCCGACCACCGAACAGGTGCTTTCGTCGCTGTCGGTGGTGCTCAACGGCGGTGGCATTTCGCAGCTGGAGACGATCACCCGCGAGCTCAACGCCGCGTTGCACGGTCGCGAGAACGACATCCGTGATCTGCTGCCGCAGCTGGCCGAACTCACTACCAATCTCGACGCGCAGCGCAACGACATCATCAGGGCCATGAGCGGATTGGATCGCCTCGGCGGCCAACTCGTCCAGCAGCGTGATGTGCTGGCCGCCGGCATCGAGCAGATCCACCCCGCGCTCACCGTGCTCGCCGATCGCACCGCGAATATCACCGCCGCGATCACCGCGCTCGGTGAGCTGAGCGATGTCACGCAGCGGATCGTCGCGGCGGGCGGTGAGAACCTGAAGTCGAATCTGCGCAGCCTCGCGCCGCTGCTGCAGACACTCGCCGACACCGGCGACAATCTCATCGAGTCGCTCAAGATCCTGCTCACGTTCCCGTTCCCGATGAAGAACCTCGACAACGCGATCAAGGGTGACTACCTCAACCTGTACATCACCATAGATATGACCGCGAAACGGCTGGATACCAACTGGCTCACCGGAACACCGCTCGGCGGCCGGTTCGGCGGCGTCGAAGGTGTCCTCGGCGGCTTCGCGCCCGATACGGCCACTCAGAACGGGAACCCGGCGACCGGGCCACTGCAACCGCCGCCCACCCAAGGCCGGCCGACGCCGACCATCCCTGGTCTGCCGCCGATACCGGGGCTGCCCGCCATTCCAGGACTGACCGTGCCGTTGCCGGGAGCCACTGCGCCACAAGGGGGTCCGGGGCGATGACGCTCACCCGATTCGTTCGCATCCAGCTGTCGATCTTCGCCGTGCTCACGGTGATCGGCCTGGTGGTGATGGGCGGTATGTACGTCCAGCTGCCCGCGATGTTCGGCATCGGACGCTACGACGTGATCGTCCGCCTCGATGCGACCGGCGGCCTCTACCAAACGGCGAACGTCGCGTATCGCGGCACGAATGTCGGTGTGGTCAAGGAAGTTCGGCTCACCGAGGACGGTGTCGAGGCCGAACTGTCCATCGACAGCGATTACAAGATCCCGTCCGATGTGGACGCCTGGATCCGCAGCGTTTCCGCGATCGGTGAGCAGTACGTCGATCTGGTGCCCGTCGAGCAGCCCAAGGGCGGCAACCTGGCCGCCGGCTCGGTGATTCCGGTGGATCGCACCAAGCTGCCACAGGATGTGGGATCGCTGCTGGACCAGACCGACCGGCTGCTGTCCAGCGTCGCCGACACCAGGCTGCGTCAGGTGATCGACGAGGCATTCCAAGCTTTCAACGGTGCGGGCCCCGATCTGCAGCGGTTCATCGATTCGGCGGCCCTGCTGGTGCAGGAGGCGCAGAACAGTGCGGATCCGACCAAGAAGCTGCTTGATCAGATCGGGCCGCTGCTGGACACCCAAATTCAATCGGATGCGGCCATCCGTTCATGGACACGCGATCTGGCCACGGTGACCGACCAACTGCGCGCCCACGATCCCGCGCTGCGCAATCTGCTGCGCGACGGTCCCGCCGCGATGCAACGGGTCAGCGCACAGTTCAACGACCTGCGACCGACGCTGCCGTTGTTGTTGCGGAATCTGGTCAGTGTCGGGCAGGTCGCAGTCACGTATCACGCTGGGCTGGAACAACTTCTGGTGGTTTTCCCGCCGTTGATCGCGGCACTGGAGACGATCATCCGTGGACCGATGGAATACGGCGTGATGGTCGACTTCATGGCTGTTGTCAACGATCCGCCCGCGTGCACCACCGGGTTCCTGCCCGCGGATCAGCGCCGCTCGCCGAGTGAGCTGGACTCGATCGGCACCCCGCCCGGCCTGTACTGCAAGGTGCCGCAGGATTCGCCCATCGAGGTGCGCGGCATCCGCAATACACCCTGCATGGAGGTGCCGGGTGTGCGCGCTCCGACTCCGGAGCTGTGCCGCACCGGGTATGTGCCGGAGGGGAACAACCCGCCGTTCGGTCCGGTGCAGCCGGTGGCTCCCGCGAGCGCGCCCATCGCGCCTGCCGCAGTGCCCGTCGCCCCCGCGAGCTACGGTGGCGGCACGCCGGCGGCCGCTAAGCCCTACGACCCCGGCACCGGCGTATACATCGGTACGGACGGACGCACCTACCGACAAGGCGACGTCGGGCGGGGCGGATCGGGCACGGTACCGTCGAGCTGGCAGGCAATGCTTGAGGAGCAGCAACGATGAGTGAGATCAACGAAGATGCTCACCGCGCGCGGCGACGCGCGGTGCGTTCGGCGGGGCCTCCGGTCGAGGAGGCCGGGACGGGCGAGTCCGCGGCTGCCGCGGACTCGATGTCCGGGGTCGCGAAGGGCTTCTCGGCTCGCGCAGTGGCGCTCGGCGCCGCGGCCGGACCCGAGGACACCGTGACTGCTGGTGCCGCCGCGACGTCGGCCGCCTCGAGTGTGCCGGACGCCGAGCCGACGCCTGTCGATGGCAGCCGGGTCGACCTCGGCAAATCACGGGCGGAAACCGCGAAGGACGCCGACGAGCCCGGCGACTCCGGGCAGGCCGAGGAAACGAAGGAAGGCGGGGGACGCACCCGCATCCTGGCCGCGGCCGCGTGCGCACTGCTGGCCGTCGCCGCGGTGATCGGCGCGGGCTGGTCGGTCATGGCGATGAAGTCGGTCGACGACCGCGATGCCCGCCGCACCGAGTACACCCAGACCGCCAGGCAGGCGATCCTCAACCTCACCACCATCAGGGCCGATTCCGCCAAGGAGGACATCGACCGGATCCTTTCGGTCGCCTCCGGCCAGTTCAAGACCGAATTCGACGGTCGGGTCGACCCGTTCCTCAACATCGTCAAGGAGGCCAAGGTCGTCTCCAACGGCGAGATCGTGGAGGCCGCGGTCGAGAGCGACGACGAGGGCTCGGCAAAGATCCTCGTCGCCGCAAAACAGACACTGACCAACGCGGGTCAGGCCGAGCCGCAGACGCGGTTCTACCGGTTCCGGGTCACCGTGACCCGCAACGATTCCGGGCTGTCCGCGTCCAACGTGGAGTTCGTGGGATGAGTGGACTACGAGGCAAGATCCTGCTGCTCGTCACGGCCGTGATCGTGGTCGTGGCGGGAATCGTGGCCGGTATCAACGGGTATCGGTACTGGGATGATCGGCGATCGGAGCAGTCACGCACCGAAGCGGTCGACGCGGCCGACCGCACGGTGTCGGCGATGTTCACCTACGACTACAAGACCGTGGACACCGAGCTGCCGAAGGCGGCCGATCAGCTCTCGGCGAGCTTCCGCGACGACTACCTGAAATTGATCAAGCAGGCCATCGCGCCGGGTGCCAAGGAGAAACAGCTCAGCGTCAAGGCGACCACCGAGGCGCGCGGCGTGGTTTCGGCCGATCGCTCGCGTGCGGTTGTCCTGATCTTCCTCAACCAGGTCACCACCAGTCAGGAATCCCCGCAGGGCACTTCCACCGGCAGCCGGGTCCGGGTCACCCTGGACAAGAGCGACGACCACTGGCTGGTTTCGCAGGTCACGCCGATCTGAGCCGGTGCACCACCCTGTTGTCGGTGCACCGGCAGCAGTTCACGATGCCATGAGCAGGGCGCGGTCGGCTGCGGTCGGAAACAGCGCGCTATAGGCCCGCATCAGTGCGGCGAAGCGTGGATACAGCGCGATCGGTCTGGTGCGGATTGCCCGCACCAGCCATTCCGCCGCAGCCTCCGGGGCGAGAGTCGGAACACCACGGTAATCCTCGGTTCCATCGATCATGGGCGTCTGCACCAGCGGAAACTGAACCGTTGTCGCGGCGATGCCCCGGCTGCTCAGCTCCGCACCGAGGCTGCGGCCGAAGGCGGTCAGCGCCGTTTTGGAACCACCATAGGCGGAGTACCTCGGCATGCTGCCCATGTGCGCGCCCGCGGTACCGACATTGATGATGTGGCCGGTGCCGCGCTCGAGCATGGCGGGCAGCAGTTGCATGGTCAGCGCGACAGCGCCGAAGTAGTTGATTGCCATGGTGCGCTCGAAGTCGTGCAGGATCCGCCGGTCGCCCGGCTCGCCCTGCTCGTAGCGCTGTAAGGAGTCGGTGATGCTGCGCCGGATCGATCGGCCGGCATTGTTGACCAGGACGTCCATGCCGCTCCACCGGGTACGTACCTCCGCGGCGAGCGCGGTGACCGACTCGGGGTCGGTGAGATCGCAGGCGATCGCGTGCGCCATGCCGCCCGACTCGGTGATCTCGGCGCAGAACCGGTCCAATTCCGCGATCCGGCGCGCCACGACGACGACCTCCGCGCCGAGTCCGGCGAACCGGTGCGCCGCGGCCCTGCCGATTCCGGACGAGCCGCCGGTCACCAGGATTCGCAGTCCGGTGAAGTTCGCGCCGGATGGTCTCGCGCCACCGGGTGATCGACCGCCCTTGGCCATCGGTTGCAGCAACCATCGGATGGTTCCGGCCTGGATGGCCTTGCCGACCTTGCCGTTCTTACCCGCTTCGACATCGGCCATCAAGGTGCGGTATCTGTCGAGGTTCAATGCGTTGTCCTCA includes these proteins:
- a CDS encoding MCE family protein: MMRPRSMRRIGALAIGIAVTLGVSGCQWDGLNSLPMPGTQGTEKGSYAVRIQMPNVTTLTRNSPVRVDDVTVGTVTKIEVEGWHALVTVSINPDVKLPANAVAKIGQTSLLGSNHLELAPPTDVAPQGQLRAGDLIPLDRAGIYPTTEQVLSSLSVVLNGGGISQLETITRELNAALHGRENDIRDLLPQLAELTTNLDAQRNDIIRAMSGLDRLGGQLVQQRDVLAAGIEQIHPALTVLADRTANITAAITALGELSDVTQRIVAAGGENLKSNLRSLAPLLQTLADTGDNLIESLKILLTFPFPMKNLDNAIKGDYLNLYITIDMTAKRLDTNWLTGTPLGGRFGGVEGVLGGFAPDTATQNGNPATGPLQPPPTQGRPTPTIPGLPPIPGLPAIPGLTVPLPGATAPQGGPGR
- a CDS encoding MlaD family protein, whose translation is MTLTRFVRIQLSIFAVLTVIGLVVMGGMYVQLPAMFGIGRYDVIVRLDATGGLYQTANVAYRGTNVGVVKEVRLTEDGVEAELSIDSDYKIPSDVDAWIRSVSAIGEQYVDLVPVEQPKGGNLAAGSVIPVDRTKLPQDVGSLLDQTDRLLSSVADTRLRQVIDEAFQAFNGAGPDLQRFIDSAALLVQEAQNSADPTKKLLDQIGPLLDTQIQSDAAIRSWTRDLATVTDQLRAHDPALRNLLRDGPAAMQRVSAQFNDLRPTLPLLLRNLVSVGQVAVTYHAGLEQLLVVFPPLIAALETIIRGPMEYGVMVDFMAVVNDPPACTTGFLPADQRRSPSELDSIGTPPGLYCKVPQDSPIEVRGIRNTPCMEVPGVRAPTPELCRTGYVPEGNNPPFGPVQPVAPASAPIAPAAVPVAPASYGGGTPAAAKPYDPGTGVYIGTDGRTYRQGDVGRGGSGTVPSSWQAMLEEQQR
- a CDS encoding MCE family protein — protein: MKNTGTAIKLAIFTLVMTLVFAGLAIVFSQVRFAREYGYHAVFTSSSGMLPGSKVRIAGVPVGTVTSIKVGKDHLAHVEFDVDRNYRLLASTRATIKYENLVGDRYMELLEGPGSTHVLADGGTIGKEQTAPALDLDMLLGGFKPLIRGLDPGQVNDLTNALLQIFQGQGGTLVQLLNSGGSFAKTLADRDALIGSVINNLNTVLETIDQRGDQFATTLDELQRLVSGLAAQRDPIGDALPRIAGATRDLTDLLGQARPDLRATIEQTGRLATNLDGGSDTVQWVLERLPATYKQLIRIGAYGSFLQLYICGTNMLVDGPDGKVLQVNLPGEQTTGRCAPNK
- a CDS encoding MCE family protein: MAQSKQAERGLAAAMRGGLGLKLAGAAMVLTLVAIAAVAMIMFVGGFTKTVTVTVDAPRSGLVLDPDAKVKVRGVEIGRVSAINQTGDGAKLKLALDPELLKLVPSNAGVDIRSTTVFGAKYINFTVPQQPSSTSLQPGATVTAAAVTVEFNTLFQHLSDLLGKIEPEKLNATMTALGTALQGRGQKLGELLARSDAYLKDINPYLPTLQQDLIKTADVTELYADTVPDLLRTVNNLITTSNTFVDEQSGLDNVLVNLIGLADTTGSVLRENENQLVTALDLLQPTTSLLREYAPALGCVINGIGPLMPTAEAMFGGIKPGIGMNTNFMFGAKPYTYPDDLPKVNATGGPHCEGVVNRVPGSHADYVVTDTSQGTVYQPNTGSPRLNEAPRVFQLLFAGLPGVPTP
- a CDS encoding h domain protein, coding for MSGLRGKILLLVTAVIVVVAGIVAGINGYRYWDDRRSEQSRTEAVDAADRTVSAMFTYDYKTVDTELPKAADQLSASFRDDYLKLIKQAIAPGAKEKQLSVKATTEARGVVSADRSRAVVLIFLNQVTTSQESPQGTSTGSRVRVTLDKSDDHWLVSQVTPI
- a CDS encoding MCE family protein; the encoded protein is MSMLTTVRKLPRWMLVIAGVLVAALVLTGAYSGILRIGKTTITAYFPSTTGLYAGDDVRVLGVKVGSIDAIDPGRDRVKVRMTIDRGVDIPADARAVIISPSLVSARFIQLAPAYTGGPKLGDGAEIGLDRTAVPVEWDDIKAELSKLATTLGPVGDDTQGSFGRFINTAADNLDGNGQKLRDTLRELSATLSTLSDGRTDLFGTIRNLQKFVEVLSSSNEQIVQFGGRLASVSSVLAGVSTDLGAGLDNLDVALADVKRFLEGSGAELTEGVQRLADVTQILVDKQPELERVLHAGPTALVNFYQIYKPATGTVSGAVALNNTADPLSFLCGSIRALEANDSNRSADLCAQYLAPVISSLAMNYAPILLNPASSVTAFPNQLVYSPPSLAARAPSTAPQQAPVTVPSGLEGLAIPGGGR
- a CDS encoding SDR family NAD(P)-dependent oxidoreductase produces the protein MNLDRYRTLMADVEAGKNGKVGKAIQAGTIRWLLQPMAKGGRSPGGARPSGANFTGLRILVTGGSSGIGRAAAHRFAGLGAEVVVVARRIAELDRFCAEITESGGMAHAIACDLTDPESVTALAAEVRTRWSGMDVLVNNAGRSIRRSITDSLQRYEQGEPGDRRILHDFERTMAINYFGAVALTMQLLPAMLERGTGHIINVGTAGAHMGSMPRYSAYGGSKTALTAFGRSLGAELSSRGIAATTVQFPLVQTPMIDGTEDYRGVPTLAPEAAAEWLVRAIRTRPIALYPRFAALMRAYSALFPTAADRALLMAS
- a CDS encoding MCE family protein translates to MNEKRSPVITIGVVGIVVAIAVALSALQFDRLPFIRGGATFTAYFADAGGLVPGDPVQVAGVRSGRVEDVHLDGAKVLVRFTLDESIVLGQKTSAAVKTNTVLGRKSLEVTPEGSGALRADDTIPLERTTSPYSLNDALGDLGRTVQGLDMDQVDKTLDALSATFADTPAPLRSALDGVTALSRSINARDQALSELLTRAQSVTKILADRSNQINALLLDGNDLLGELDRRRGAIAQLIVYVNGVSQQLSGLVADNEAQLKPALDKLNSVLALLQRNKQNLSEALDGLGPYSAALGEQVGNGPWFNAYVVNASSTELQPLVDALVWPQHLPEDLRNIFTNPGPSIGPAVQEPPR